The DNA region CATCCCTTTTATGGATGAATGGAAAATCCTTTTAGGCGATGGCACCACATCCGATGAGCTGGTAGACTATGAAAAGAAAGATTTCTTCTATGTAGAAAATGATGGCACCGCCAATTGGGTGGTCTATAAAACACCAAATTCCGGAATAACCTCAAGAACCTCTAGCAATACCCGAACGGAACTGGGCCAAAAGGAACATTGGATTCCGGAAACGGGCGGCAAACTAACAGGCACGCTAAAAGTGCAGCATGTCTCCACTTCCGGTGATGCACGGGTTGCGGCATCGTACTCGGTAGTCGTAGGCCAAATTCACAGTGATGAAGGCCACGAAAACGAACCGATAAAAATCTTTTATAAAAAATTTCCCGGCCACACCAAAGGTTCCGTTTTCTGGAACTATGAAATTAATACAGCAGGCGACAACTCCAAACGATGGGATTATTCTTCTGCGGTCTGGGGCCATGATATGTCCGTTGTTGGGCCAAGCCCCACCGAATACCCTGAAGAGCCACAAGACGGCATTGCCCTGGGCGAGGAGTTCAGTTATGAAATAAACGTCTACAAAGGCATCATGTACCTTACTTTTGAAAGTGAAGGCCATGAGACGGTAAAATTCACCAAGAACCTATTGGAATCCGAATATGTAACTCCCTCCGATATTCCACAGCAAATACGAACGCTATACGCTTCCATAGGCCGTGATGGTACGGAGCGCGAGAATGCCTACGCGGGAGAAATCAATTATTTTAAACAAGGGGCGTACAACCAGACGAACGGTAAAAACCCAGAGGACAATATTGTTTGGTATACGGGTTCTGAAACCTACGGCGGTGATATAGAAAAGCAATACGCCAACGGTTGCTATGCAGAAGTATGGTTTAAAAATGCTACGGTAGGTGCGGGTACGCCTCCGGAAACGGAGTAGTTCTGGATTAGAAAAATTACCGATCAGAGAAACCATAATTTAAAATTGCACCCCTTACCCATGAGACTATTATTGACCCTGCTCCTATTTGGCATTACCGGTGGTTACGCACAACAGAATTCCGAGGTTTATTTTACTACCGGTTTCAAAATTGGGGAAGTCACCGATTCTTCGGCGGTTCTTCTTACTCGGCTTTGTAAATCGCCAGAGCCGGTAGCGGTATATCATGAGCAACAAGATAAGGTATTCCATCCGCCCAAAGATTTTGACGATAGCATGCCCATATCCAAAATGGAAGGGGCTGTAGCAGGTTCTGCGGGTCAGGTGCAAGTCATTTTAATTTCAAATGACACCACGATCACTACGGATTGGGAAAATGTATCCGCCTATAAGGATTTTACTTTTAAGCGA from Zobellia alginiliquefaciens includes:
- a CDS encoding polysaccharide lyase family 7 protein; this translates as MHKKTLKHVLKPIVTVALTLALTSCLDKAKKTEQTTTSEEETAEATTYPSDVIPFMDEWKILLGDGTTSDELVDYEKKDFFYVENDGTANWVVYKTPNSGITSRTSSNTRTELGQKEHWIPETGGKLTGTLKVQHVSTSGDARVAASYSVVVGQIHSDEGHENEPIKIFYKKFPGHTKGSVFWNYEINTAGDNSKRWDYSSAVWGHDMSVVGPSPTEYPEEPQDGIALGEEFSYEINVYKGIMYLTFESEGHETVKFTKNLLESEYVTPSDIPQQIRTLYASIGRDGTERENAYAGEINYFKQGAYNQTNGKNPEDNIVWYTGSETYGGDIEKQYANGCYAEVWFKNATVGAGTPPETE